CGAGGCTCACGCTGAGCCCCGACAATCACATGATCCAGAGCCCGCAGGGTCATCGCGTCGACGAGTCCAATATCGGCGCACTGCTCGTCGACGTTCGTGAGCTTGAACAGCATGGCGACACGCAAGTCGTGGGCGCGGGGACGATCGGCGCGCGCGAGGCGGCGCATGTCATTGTGACGTGCCGGCCCGGATACCGGGCGACCGGCGTGTTTCGCTATGAGTTGTGGTTCGATTTGAGCCATGGGCTACCCGTCAAGGTCGTGAGCGAGGGCGAGTCGCGCGAACCGATCGAAACGGTGCTGATGGAGAACCTGCGCATCGACGTGCCGGATTCGGAGCTCAGGCCGTTTGCCTGAACGCGCGAGCCATGAATGGCATCGAGGATGTCCCTGAATCCTCAGCTTAATCGATGCGTAAACATGGCATAGTAGAATCGCTCAACCGCTTAGGATGCCAAATAACCAGCCAACCCCAGGCGGACCTGACGATCGAGCCATCGTCGGCAAACATACGTCTCCTCCCGAATCGTTGCTAACGCAGTTAACGCCGGATCCGTCGACGGAATCGACCGCGGGCGCCTCGCTCGCGCAGTCATCGCCGTTGCGTGGATCGAAGGGGCATGGCATGTTCAGAAACCTTATTGATTTCGCGAGACAGGTGCGGCGCAGCGAAGACGTCAAGAACGCGCTCAATACACCAGGCCGCCTCGCTCTGCATGCCAGACAACGCCTCAACCGTGGCCACTTCTGCATCGAGATCCGCGCCAATTCGGGCTTCTTTTCCGTCATGCAGATCGTCTTGTGCATCCTCCTGTACTGCGAGGAAAAGCGTCTGACGCCTGTCATTTCGGCGCGTGGCGGCAGTTATGGCGACCCGCAAGGCAAAATCGACTGGTTAGCCGAATGCTTTGAAAACCTCGCACCGTCCATCATGCCGCAAGGGCAACGGCCTGGTTTGCGAACGTCGGTTGTGCGCGACCTCGGCGATCTGGGTTTTCGCCGCTACGAAACCGGCCTCGGGCTGGCGCGGGCGAGCACGCTGTTCCTGTCGCACTATCGGCCAGGCGAGTCGATCCGGGAGGAAGTCGAGCGCATCAGCGAGCGGCTCGATATCGGCGCTTCGACCCTGGGTGTCCATTTTCGCGGCACGGATAAAAAGTTCGAGGCCCATACGATCGACTGGACCGCGTTTTGCCAGTTGGTCGAGAAGGCACTTGCAGACGATCACCGGCTGACCCATATCTTCGTGTCCAGCGACGAGCAGGCATTCCTTGATTTTTTCCGCAAGTGGGGCTTCGCTGTCCCCGTCAACGTCGCGCCTGCCACGCTGCTCGCGAGCGGCGACAAGCCCGTGCACTTCAGCGGACATCCCGGACTCGCCATTGCCCGCGAAGCGCTGGTCGCAAGCCTGCTGCTCGCCAGGTGCGGGCATTTGATCAAGACACCCTCCTATCTCTCGGCGTGGTCCAAAATCTTCAATCCGTCGC
This genomic window from Paraburkholderia acidiphila contains:
- a CDS encoding sigma-E factor regulatory protein RseB domain-containing protein; the encoded protein is MTLPDRDFVAFAQARFDALANYQVTLKSTSAGAETVEVLYAYRKPGFVRMDFIRPHAGATLAFNPESGKVKLWPFGIDTFPRLTLSPDNHMIQSPQGHRVDESNIGALLVDVRELEQHGDTQVVGAGTIGAREAAHVIVTCRPGYRATGVFRYELWFDLSHGLPVKVVSEGESREPIETVLMENLRIDVPDSELRPFA
- a CDS encoding O-fucosyltransferase family protein, which codes for MFRNLIDFARQVRRSEDVKNALNTPGRLALHARQRLNRGHFCIEIRANSGFFSVMQIVLCILLYCEEKRLTPVISARGGSYGDPQGKIDWLAECFENLAPSIMPQGQRPGLRTSVVRDLGDLGFRRYETGLGLARASTLFLSHYRPGESIREEVERISERLDIGASTLGVHFRGTDKKFEAHTIDWTAFCQLVEKALADDHRLTHIFVSSDEQAFLDFFRKWGFAVPVNVAPATLLASGDKPVHFSGHPGLAIAREALVASLLLARCGHLIKTPSYLSAWSKIFNPSLRVRLAVPPRENAFWFPDSQIWTEQLERESDLVNPEIDIAPFDSSFPGTAGAAANAGTLPRSLDI